The proteins below come from a single Micromonas commoda chromosome 8, complete sequence genomic window:
- a CDS encoding predicted protein — MTTTSKDTRVPVTILTGYLGSGKTTLVNHILTNKDHGKKIAIIENEFGDVGIDDALMAKNTKAHIEEEIVEMMNGCICCTVRQDLVVVLNKFAGRIASGNLKLDCILIETTGMADPAPVAQTFFVDDSVQEHFRLDGIVTLVDAKHIEQHLDEEKPEGAENEAVEQVAFADRMILNKMDLVDKADVERITARLKSINSSAPIITAEKSKVSVDLVLDIHAFDLKKTVDMDPEFLNTDNEHEHDDTVSSICVVEDKPLDLDTLQRWVNYLLVNKGTDLYRMKGVLNVADSEERFMFQAVHMIFNGNFDEPWEPSEKRESKFVFIGKNLDHAELKEGFLACIQTPDLVAKRKLALRFAVGDAVECRTADGYVPGKVTQHLYRDDFMPPGVTAPYQIQLDDGKLIWAPEDDDKYIRAKDALFAEKKAKTEA, encoded by the coding sequence ATGACGACAACGAGCAAGGACACCCGAGTGCCCGTCACCATCCTGACCGGCTACCTCGGCAGCGGAAAGACCACCCTGGTGAACCACATCCTGACCAACAAGGATCACGGCAAAAAGATCGCGATAATCGAAAACGagttcggcgacgtcggaaTCGACGACGCACTCATGGCCAAGAACACGAAGGCGCATATCGAGGAGGAAATCGTCGAGATGATGAACGGCTGCATCTGCTGCACCGTGCGCCAGGACCTGGTCGTGGTGCTGAACAAGTTTGCCGGCCGCATCGCATCCGGCAACCTCAAATTAGACTGCATCCTTATCGAGACCACTGGAATGGCGGACCCAGCGCCCGTCGCACAGACCTTCTTCGTCGACGACAGCGTCCAGGAGCACTTTCGCCTGGACGGCATCGTCACCCTCGTGGATGCCAAACACATCGAGCAGCACCTGGACGAGGAGAagcccgagggcgccgagaacgaggcggtcgagcaggtcgccttcgccgatCGCATGATTCTCAACAAGATGGATCTCGTCGACAAAGCCGACGTGGAGCGCATCACCGCCAGGCTCAAGTCCATCAACTCTTCCGCACCCATCATCACTGCCGAGAAGTCCAAAGTCTCCGTCGATTTGGTCCTCGACATCCACGCCTTTGACCTGAAGAAGACGGTAGACATGGACCCCGAGTTCCTCAACACCGACAACGAGCACGAGCACGACGACACCGTCTCCTCCATctgcgtcgtcgaggacaaGCCCCTCGACCTCGACACGCTTCAGCGGTGGGTCAACTACCTCCTGGTGAACAAGGGCACGGACCTGTACCGGATGAAGGGCGTGCTGAACGTCGCAGACAGTGAGGAGCGTTTCATGTTTCAGGCGGTGCACATGATCTTCAACGGCAACTTCGACGAGCCGTGGGAACCCAGCGAGAAACGCGAGTCCAAGTTCGTCTTCATCGGCAAGAACTTGGAccacgccgagctcaaggaaGGGTTCCTCGCGTGCATCCAGACCCCGGACCTTGTCGCGAAGAGGAAGCTCGCTCTTAggttcgccgtcggcgacgcggtcgagtgccgcaccgccgacggctaCGTCCCCGGCAAGGTCACCCAGCACCTGTACCGCGACGACTTCATGCCCCCCGGCGTGACCGCGCCGTACCAGATTCAGCTGGACGACGGAAAGTTGATTTGggcgcccgaggacgacgacaagtACATCCGTGCCAAGGATGCACTCTTCGCGGAGAAGAAAGCAAAGACTGAGGCGTGA
- a CDS encoding predicted protein has translation MSTVTRILCKPIVPSTSAVRGLSGNKRVFYHAFSVNNTVARHKAGVTYDDRGELGHTASACETHAWGPWGLEPVGHTSLCGSCGDMHARGTACDPAKRNRFIRTCVTDGGASLMPRMKFSRQ, from the exons ATGTCTACCGTGACTCGTATCCTTTGCAAGCCGATCGTCCCCTCGACAAGCGCCGTGCGCGG CCTCTCCGGGAACAAGCGCGTGTTCTACCACGCCTTCTCCGTCAACAATACCGTCGCCCGTCACAAAGCGGGGGTCACGTACGACGACCGGGGCGAACTGGGGcacaccgcgtcggcgtgcgaGACGCATGCATGGGGCCCGTGGGGTTTAGAACCCGTGGGGCACACGTCGCTGTGCGGCTCCTGCGGCGACATGCACGCCCGCGGCACCGCGTGCGACCCGGCTAAGAGGAACAGGTTCATCAGGACGTGCGTaacggacggcggcgcgtcgctcatgCCTCGGATGAAGTTCTCGAGGCAGTGA
- a CDS encoding predicted protein, with protein sequence MGILSQIASQVVITGVLIGVARRAGVITLNPRAIKGETARKAFEVYVSTAEWAVKKAEDVLLSSAKSLTSK encoded by the coding sequence ATGGGTATCCTCTCTCAGATTGCCTCCCAGGTCGTCATCACCGGCGTgctcatcggcgtcgcgcgcaggGCCGGAGTCATCACGCtcaacccgcgcgcgatcaaAGGCGAGACCGCGCGAAAGGCGTTCGAGGTGTAcgtgtccaccgcggagtGGGCGGTGAAGAAggccgaggacgtcctcCTCTCCTCCGCCAAGTCTCTCACGAGCAAGTGA
- a CDS encoding glycosyltransferase family 77 protein (candidate a-glycosyltransferase) encodes MGARRPVAMGLLFGFMVALWRNYLDAREIRHRIGATTAADLGAGGNSGFSRGFGTDDRIPNADPTPAVTEASSAASSDPTRPKELQNRQTTPKPKSTPKKSRIASAITPPAVRAVRLSYPDPFARPFVEPGCEPKPPDPALPGPRRLDWIADPLDTADADWPVNCGGHETLCDVLRKTAIDREVLAAVADSHAPGVYEFVDGIKRLGVENFMIIALDDPLHRRLTDQGVASYRVVNDAQGSHKISAQKFRIIQEFVERGCSVLLTDTDVAWMRNPFPFLYRDADVESMSDGWDNSSAHGFLDRVDDPSMGPDGRKRARAFRVAALNSGMWYVSATEASRRLMAIMAHRMATEDKLWDQAGYNLELWFASRDAHGTAGATVRVMDPLCFVNSKVMFRFIRHNQPALGKENHRPVAMHANYHTDKAHKMKLVYQYYTNGAGIDVLNCDVGCGPNLKTTHELESKVQHSINDGIVGSKKWTDATEGMWAARPGGPPGSKRPSEDPSHCAPPTPWNGAVAGVDRASTLHVVKRGRGGECGAGVDDDFAVASAAVCAAVDNLGDPNAPELILVTVGDDINEEAAFEALLRDGVTRLGLKGRVLVATTSSKAASAARSAGVKSVALVAAQLSSQPSKSKSAPLSSTALKWLAARLVLSQGWPTLLLDPRTALIRDPSGYFSRDSDVEVASDGWDDVTAYGYDHVVDDPEMDWSRFCHGGRVLTSDPGFALLMPTEEAAKLAGLVFGRIAYQTSLSNEADFEHLAFNEALFLPSHGAYVSPGVTRRTLNYMCFANSKHVFRFLRKDRRFKDRAEHAPVAVRLSYHPNEPARLGDVYAYYLKGKSGALNGWGDGVGRVKGGDAGGSGVGSKACAQSKSLKPGQGVDEARNEALASRLATNPNWSWGGVTPFVFEPGGALSTPWGPGEWGFVPAGSDGPGVVMAKFVGTPHVLSFETAGEGAGAVRHGMFVSERCTDGDMIVGRIYAELTDEDRKKLASARGG; translated from the coding sequence ATGGGCGCGCGCAGGCCGGTAGCGATGGGACTCCTCTTCGGGTTCATGGTGGCGCTCTGGCGCAACTacctcgacgcccgggaGATTCGACACCGcatcggcgcgacgacggccgccgacctcggcgccggcggtaaTTCAGGGTTCAGCCGCGGGTTCGGAACCGACGATCGCATCCCGAACGCcgacccgacgcccgcggtgaccgaagcctcatccgccgcgtcATCGGATCCGACACGACCAAAAGAGCTCCAAAATCGCCAAACGACGCCAAAGCCAAAGTCGACGCCGAAGAAATCGCGgatcgcctcggcgatcaccccgcccgcggtgcgTGCCGTGCGTTTGTCCTACCCGGACCCGTTCGCGAGACCGTTTGTCGAACCAGGGTGCGAACCCAAGCCGCCGGATCCGGCGCTGCCGGGCCCGCGCCGATTGGACTGGATAGCCGACCCTCTCGATACGGCGGATGCGGACTGGCCGGTGAACTGCGGCGGGCACGAGACGCTGTGCGACGTGCTGCGTAAGACGGCGATCGAtcgcgaggtgctcgcggcggtcgcggactcgcacgcgccgggcgtgTACGAGTTTGTCGACGGGATCAAACGACTGGGCGTGGAAAACTTCATGAtcatcgcgctcgacgatCCCCTCCACAGGCGCCTCACCGACCAAGGCGTGGCGTCGTACAGGGTCGTCAACGACGCCCAAGGATCGCACAAGATCTCCGCGCAGAAGTTTCGCATCATCCAGGAGTTCGTGGAGCGGGGGTGCTCGGTTTTATTGACCGACACGGACGTCGCGTGGATGCGTAACCCTTTTCCGTTTCTAtaccgcgacgccgacgtcgaatCCATGTCCGACGGGTGGGACAACAGCAGCGCGCACGGGTTCTTGGACCGCGTGGACGATCCCTCCATGGGCCCCGACGGTCGTAAAAGGGCGCGGGCCtttcgcgtcgcggcgctaAACTCCGGCATGTGGTACgtgtccgcgacggaggcgtctCGGCGTCTGATGGCGATCATGGCGCACAGGATGGCCACCGAGGATAAGTTATGGGACCAGGCGGGGTATAACCTCGAGCTGTGGTTCGCGAGCAGGGACGCGCacggcaccgcgggcgcgacggttcggGTCATGGACCCGCTGTGCTTCGTCAACTCCAAGGTTATGTTCCGGTTCATTCGGCACAACCAGCCAGCGCTTGGCAAGGAGAACCACCGCCCGGTTGCCATGCACGCGAATTACCACACCGACAAGGCCCATAAGATGAAACTGGTGTACCAGTACTACACCAACGGCGCGGGCATCGACGTGTTGAACTGCGACGTGGGTTGCGGACCAAACTTAAAGACCACGCACGAGCTGGAATCCAAGGTGCAGCACTCGATCAACGACGGCATCGTTGGTTCAAAAAAATggaccgacgcgacggagggaaTGTgggccgcccgccccggcggaCCCCCGGGCTCCAAACGTCCCAGCGAGGACCCTTCGCACtgcgcgccaccgacgccgtggaACGGAGCGGTggccggcgtcgatcgcgcgtcgacgctgcACGTCGTGAAGagaggtcgcggcggcgagtgcggaGCCGgagtcgacgacgactttgCCGTAGCCTCGGCCGCCGTGTGCGCGGCTGTGGACAACCTCGGCGACCCGAACGCCCCGGAGCTCATCCTCGTCACCGTGGGCGACGATATaaacgaggaggcggcgttcGAAGCGTTGCTGAGGGACGGCGTGACGCGTTTGGGTTTAAAAGGGAGGGTTctggtggcgacgacgtcttcgaaagccgcgagcgcggcgcgttcggcgggggTAAAGTcagtcgccctcgtcgccgcacaGCTGTCAAGCCAGCCGTCGAAAAGCAAAAGCGCGCCGCTGTCCTCGACCGCGCTCAagtggctcgccgcgcgtctcgtcctCTCCCAGGGCTGGCCGACGCTCCTGCTGGACCCGAGGACGGCGCTGATCCGGGACCCGAGCGGATACTTTTCCAGAGACTCAGACGTCGAGGTCGCGTCGGACGGGTgggacgacgtcaccgcctACGGGTACGATCACGTGGTGGACGACCCGGAGATGGACTGGTCCCGGTTCTGCCACGGCGGCCGCGTGCTCACCTCCGACCCGGGTTTCGCGCTGCTGATGCccacggaggaggcggcgaagctgGCGGGTCTCGTCTTTGGTCGCATCGCCTATCAAACGAGCCTATCAAACGAGGCGGACTTTGAGCACCTGGCGTTCAACGAGGCGCTGTTCCTCCCCTCGCACGGCGCGTACGTCTCCCCGGGCGTCACCAGGCGCACCTTAAACTACATGTGCTTCGCAAACAGCAAGCACGTGTTCCGCTTCCTCCGAAAGGACCGAAGGTTCAAggaccgcgccgagcacgcgccggtggcggtgcGGCTCTCGTACCACCCGAACGAACCGGCGAGGCTCGGTGACGTGTACGCGTATTACCTCAAGGGTAAGTCCGGCGCCCTGAACGGttggggcgacggcgtcgggagGGTCaaggggggcgacgcgggtgggTCAGGCGTCGGTTCAAAGGCGTGCGCGCAGAGTAAGTCGCTGAAGCCCGggcagggcgtcgacgaagcTCGAAACGAGGCACTGGCGTCGAGACTGGCGACGAACCCGAACTGGTCGTGGGGCGGGGTGACGCCGTTCGTGTTCGAGCCCGGGGGCGCGCTGTCCACGCCGTGGGGACCCGGCGAGTGGGGGTTCGTCCCTGCGGGGTCCGACGGTCCGGGCGTGGTGATGGCCAAATTCGTCGGCACCCCGCACGTGCTGTCGTTCGAGACGGCGGGGGAGGGAGCGGGGGCTGTGCGACACGGGATGTTTGTGTCGGAGCGGTGCACGGACGGGGACATGATCGTCGGGAGGATATACGCCGAGTTGACGGACGAGGACAGGAAgaagctcgcgtcggcgcgcggcgggtag
- a CDS encoding zinc permease family (zinc ion transport; Zn2+)-Iron (Fe2+) — protein MILCGFITSPVIAIVLKFFLPQLEKDDEFCEATKPGNTVIGAGNAQKMLHSAEMGRATDNCCNYEHSTVEDCEKSITNPNVRARFLMSLIAGDFFHNFTDGIFIGAAFQCNTTLAWRIVAVTVAHEVPQELADFAVLVNSLGFSVPTALAYNVIAGASVMLGGIVIMLADVSNLDTGMLLAYGAGNYIYCATVHMFSMGSKNILHDAKRLLAFAVGAVAIGLILLDHEHCEAGADAGGGDAHAHDHRRLFY, from the coding sequence ATGATCCTCTGCGGCTTCATCACCTCCCCCGTCATCGCCATCGTCCTCAAGTTCTTCCTCCCTCAACTGGAGAAAGATGACGAGTTTTGCGAGGCGACAAAGCCCGGAAATACCGTGATCGGGGCGGGTAACGCCCAGAAGATGCTTCACTCCGCCGAGATGGGCAGAGCCACCGACAACTGCTGCAACTACGAACATTCCACGGTCGAAGATTGCGAGAAGAGCATCACCAACCCcaacgtccgcgcgcggtTCCTCATGTCCCTCATCGCGGGCGACTTCTTCCATAACTTCACCGACGGTATCTTCATTGGAGCCGCGTTCCAGTGCAACACCACCCTCGCGTGgcggatcgtcgccgtcaccgtcgcgcaTGAGGTTCcccaggagctcgccgactTTGCGGTACTGGTCAACTCCCTCGGATTCTCGGTGCCAACGGCGCTCGCGTACAacgtcatcgcgggcgcctcAGTCATGCTCGGTGGTATCGTCATCATGCTCGCGGACGTGTCTAACCTGGACACCGGTATGCTGCTCGCGTACGGCGCCGGTAACTACATCTACTGCGCCACCGTGCACATGTTCTCGATGGGGTCTAAAAACATCCTTCACGATGCTAAGAGGctcctcgcgttcgcggtgggcgccgtcgccatcgggCTGATCCTTCTGGACCACGAGCACTGCGAGGcaggcgcggacgcgggcggcggtgacgcccaCGCACACGACCACAGGCGGTTATTCTACTAA